From the genome of Nocardia sp. NBC_01503, one region includes:
- a CDS encoding ParA family protein, translated as MKGAGLVELRGDVVPDDAARAQRPAGADGFGWDWLKSPNRSLQFDRPQRIWESAAVPGRARPYVVATFNLKGGVGKTTTTAALAEILSAEFGKRVLLIDLDPQRNLTTMMVGEIRAAELDSTDHTLAAVFTDALSGRRPRDAADLVQHQVSPMQSVTTVDLLASSPKLIALQDGMSRLTELDPTTVLASALTGVMSTYDYVLIDCPPNLGPITQNGLRIADGYLIPTIPDVMSTYSIPPLQSHLRHLSSAWSTPITELGVVITKYKRSSAVHQRTLETLRENPTLPRLFPTRIPESNQIAAAAEFTDFGTLRQKYGQGGQFLALRELTADFLATTRIKLAWGR; from the coding sequence ATGAAGGGTGCTGGTTTGGTGGAGTTGCGCGGTGATGTGGTTCCCGATGACGCTGCGCGTGCGCAGCGGCCTGCCGGGGCCGATGGTTTCGGCTGGGACTGGCTCAAATCCCCCAACCGCTCCCTGCAATTCGACCGCCCGCAACGCATTTGGGAGTCGGCCGCCGTCCCCGGCCGCGCCCGCCCCTATGTGGTGGCCACCTTCAACCTCAAGGGTGGCGTAGGCAAAACCACCACCACCGCGGCCCTGGCCGAGATCCTCTCCGCCGAGTTCGGCAAGCGGGTCCTGCTCATCGACCTGGACCCGCAGCGCAACCTGACCACCATGATGGTCGGCGAAATACGCGCGGCCGAACTGGATTCCACCGACCACACCTTGGCCGCGGTCTTCACCGACGCATTGTCGGGTCGTCGCCCGCGCGACGCCGCCGATCTGGTCCAGCATCAGGTATCGCCCATGCAGTCGGTCACCACGGTGGACCTGCTCGCCTCGTCCCCGAAGTTGATCGCGCTGCAGGACGGTATGTCCCGCCTCACCGAGTTGGATCCCACTACCGTCCTGGCCTCGGCCCTGACCGGAGTGATGTCCACCTACGACTACGTCCTGATCGACTGCCCGCCGAATTTGGGCCCCATCACCCAGAACGGCCTGCGCATCGCCGACGGCTACCTGATCCCCACCATTCCGGACGTCATGTCGACCTACAGCATCCCGCCGCTGCAGTCCCACCTTCGGCATCTCTCCAGCGCGTGGTCCACCCCTATCACCGAGCTGGGTGTGGTCATCACCAAGTACAAGCGCTCGTCAGCGGTCCATCAGCGCACCCTCGAGACCCTGCGCGAGAACCCGACCCTCCCGCGGCTGTTCCCCACGCGGATCCCGGAGTCGAACCAGATCGCCGCGGCCGCCGAGTTCACCGACTTCGGCACCCTGCGTCAGAAGTACGGCCAGGGCGGTCAATTCCTGGCCCTGCGCGAGCTGACCGCCGACTTCCTCGCGACAACCCGGATCAAGCTCGCCTGGGGCCGCTGA
- a CDS encoding alpha/beta fold hydrolase — translation MSETKTYTVEAPGAVITYDVRQPETATGGDQPALMLIGSPMDASGFVSLAARFPDRTVVTYDPRGTGRSTKADPASESTPDQHADDLHRVIDDLGGAPVDLFGSSGGAVNALAFVAKHPEQVRVLVAHEPPAAQVLPDRETAKAGIESIRKAYQESGFGPAMAKFIALVGIKGEIPAEFADQPVDPAMFGLPTEDDGTRADPLVGQNLISCTLYDHDFDALRAASTRIVIAVGVESEGELAYRGGLGVAERIGIEPVVFPSNHAGFLGGEFGQQGDPDGFAAALRKALSE, via the coding sequence ATGTCCGAGACCAAGACCTATACCGTGGAAGCCCCCGGAGCCGTGATCACCTATGACGTACGGCAGCCCGAGACCGCGACCGGCGGCGATCAGCCCGCGCTCATGCTGATCGGTTCACCCATGGACGCAAGCGGATTCGTCAGCCTCGCGGCTCGATTCCCCGACCGTACGGTTGTCACCTACGACCCGCGTGGCACCGGCCGCAGCACCAAGGCCGATCCGGCCAGCGAATCCACTCCCGACCAGCACGCCGACGATCTGCACCGGGTGATCGACGACCTCGGCGGCGCACCCGTCGACCTCTTCGGCAGCAGCGGTGGCGCGGTCAACGCACTCGCCTTCGTCGCCAAGCATCCCGAACAGGTCCGCGTGCTGGTGGCGCATGAGCCGCCCGCCGCCCAGGTGCTCCCGGACCGTGAGACCGCGAAGGCGGGTATCGAAAGCATCCGGAAGGCATACCAGGAGAGCGGTTTCGGCCCCGCGATGGCCAAGTTCATCGCATTGGTCGGTATCAAGGGGGAGATTCCGGCGGAGTTCGCGGACCAGCCCGTCGATCCGGCCATGTTCGGTCTCCCCACCGAGGACGACGGCACCCGCGCGGATCCGCTGGTCGGCCAGAACCTGATCAGCTGCACCCTGTACGACCATGATTTCGATGCCCTGCGCGCCGCGAGCACCCGAATCGTGATCGCGGTCGGAGTCGAGTCCGAGGGCGAGTTGGCGTATCGCGGCGGCCTCGGTGTGGCCGAACGAATCGGCATCGAGCCGGTGGTCTTCCCGAGCAACCACGCCGGCTTCCTGGGCGGCGAATTCGGCCAGCAGGGCGACCCGGACGGTTTCGCCGCGGCGCTGCGTAAGGCCCTGTCCGAGTAG
- the tuf gene encoding elongation factor Tu gives MAKAKFQRTKPHVNVGTIGHIDHGKTTLTAAITKVLHSRYPELNPFTPFDAIDKAPEERQRGITISIAHVEYQTENRHYAHVDCPGHADYVKNMITGAAQMDGAILVVAATDGPMPQTKEHVILARQVGVPKMVVALNKCDMVEDEEILELVEMEVRDLLSEYDFDGDHTPVVRISAYQALEHPDGEWGSGITELLDAVDSWIDTPAREVDKPFLMPIEDVFTITGRGTVVTGRIERGVLKVNAEVEIVGIRPRTTKTTVTGIEMFRKLLDEGRAGENVGLLLRGIKREDVERGQCVIKPGSVTPHTEFEGQAYVLSKEEGGRHTPFFDNYRPQFYFRTTDVTGVVTLAKDVEMVLPGDNVSMSVVLIQPIAMELGLKFAIREGGRTVGAGQITKIIK, from the coding sequence GTGGCGAAGGCGAAGTTCCAGCGCACCAAGCCGCATGTCAATGTCGGCACGATCGGTCATATCGATCACGGTAAGACGACGCTCACCGCCGCGATCACCAAAGTGCTGCACAGCAGATATCCGGAGTTGAATCCGTTCACGCCATTCGATGCCATCGACAAGGCCCCGGAGGAGCGGCAGCGCGGAATCACGATATCCATCGCACATGTGGAGTATCAGACCGAGAACCGCCATTACGCGCATGTGGACTGCCCCGGCCACGCCGACTATGTGAAGAATATGATCACCGGCGCCGCGCAGATGGACGGCGCGATCCTGGTGGTCGCCGCCACCGACGGCCCGATGCCGCAGACCAAGGAGCATGTCATCCTCGCCCGGCAGGTGGGCGTGCCGAAAATGGTGGTGGCGCTGAACAAATGCGACATGGTCGAGGATGAGGAGATCCTCGAACTGGTCGAGATGGAGGTGCGCGACCTCCTCAGCGAATACGACTTCGACGGCGACCACACCCCCGTGGTCCGCATCTCGGCGTATCAGGCGCTGGAGCATCCCGATGGCGAATGGGGGAGTGGCATAACCGAATTGCTCGATGCCGTCGACAGCTGGATCGACACTCCCGCGCGTGAGGTGGACAAGCCATTCCTCATGCCGATCGAGGATGTGTTCACCATTACCGGTCGCGGCACCGTGGTCACCGGGAGAATCGAGCGCGGTGTGCTGAAGGTGAACGCCGAAGTGGAGATCGTCGGAATCCGGCCCAGGACAACCAAGACCACGGTCACGGGAATCGAAATGTTCCGCAAACTCCTCGATGAGGGCCGTGCGGGCGAGAATGTCGGGCTCCTGCTGCGCGGTATCAAACGCGAGGATGTGGAGCGCGGCCAATGCGTCATCAAACCCGGATCGGTCACCCCGCATACCGAATTCGAGGGCCAGGCGTACGTCTTGTCGAAGGAGGAGGGCGGCCGTCACACCCCGTTCTTCGACAACTATCGACCGCAATTCTATTTCCGGACAACGGATGTGACCGGCGTGGTGACGCTGGCCAAGGATGTCGAGATGGTGCTCCCCGGCGACAATGTCTCCATGTCGGTGGTCCTGATCCAGCCCATAGCAATGGAATTGGGCCTGAAGTTCGCCATCCGCGAGGGCGGCCGCACGGTGGGCGCGGGCCAGATCACCAAAATCATCAAGTAA
- a CDS encoding RNA 2'-phosphotransferase, producing the protein MNEKELVKLSKRLSSWLRHRPDAIGLAPDAAGWVRVEDLLRQAAAHSRGFTRTQLETVVAQNNKRRFEFDESGTSIRARQGHSIDVDLGYAPADPPVVLFHGTAERTLGLIMAEGLLPMRRHAVHLSADIDTAVNVGARHGRPAVLRVDTAAMVRDGHDFFVTGNGVWLVDTVPPQYLELITAP; encoded by the coding sequence ATGAATGAAAAGGAACTGGTCAAACTGTCCAAGCGGTTGTCGAGTTGGCTGCGGCATCGCCCGGATGCCATCGGCTTGGCTCCGGATGCGGCGGGCTGGGTGCGGGTCGAGGACCTGCTGCGCCAAGCCGCCGCGCACAGCCGCGGTTTCACCCGCACTCAACTCGAGACGGTAGTGGCGCAGAACAATAAGCGGCGCTTCGAATTCGATGAATCGGGCACCTCGATCCGGGCTCGGCAGGGCCATTCGATCGATGTCGATCTGGGTTATGCCCCCGCCGATCCACCGGTGGTGCTCTTCCACGGCACCGCCGAACGCACCCTCGGCCTGATCATGGCCGAGGGCCTGCTCCCCATGCGGCGTCATGCCGTGCACCTGTCCGCGGATATCGATACCGCGGTGAATGTCGGTGCCCGGCATGGCCGTCCGGCGGTATTGCGGGTCGACACCGCGGCCATGGTCCGCGACGGTCACGACTTCTTCGTGACCGGCAACGGCGTCTGGCTGGTCGATACGGTGCCGCCGCAATACCTCGAATTGATCACCGCGCCTTGA
- a CDS encoding GNAT family N-acetyltransferase — MQQPQVRRAELAEAAEVAAVYGRAILDEAVTAWILEDSPEVAEYFRTERAPERITKALQEDEVWIAGAGDDIWAVSVWQTVTSLDRFEAEAAELRTFSGQVPSRPFERITALTTATAAAHPREFPHHYLQVIVTLPEFRGRGAGAAIITDRMKSVDAPAYLEASTERSARLYERCGFTRIGADVDLPDGGPTLRPMWFQG, encoded by the coding sequence ATGCAGCAACCGCAGGTCCGTCGCGCGGAACTCGCCGAGGCCGCCGAGGTGGCAGCGGTCTACGGCCGCGCCATCCTGGACGAGGCCGTCACCGCCTGGATCCTCGAGGACAGCCCCGAGGTGGCCGAATACTTCCGCACCGAGCGCGCCCCCGAAAGAATCACCAAGGCCCTGCAGGAGGACGAGGTCTGGATCGCGGGCGCGGGCGATGACATCTGGGCGGTTTCGGTATGGCAGACCGTCACCTCCCTCGACCGCTTCGAAGCCGAGGCCGCGGAGCTGCGCACTTTTAGCGGCCAGGTACCGTCCCGCCCGTTCGAGCGCATCACCGCCCTCACCACCGCGACCGCCGCCGCGCACCCACGCGAATTCCCGCACCACTATCTCCAGGTCATCGTGACCCTCCCCGAATTCCGAGGCCGAGGCGCGGGCGCGGCCATCATCACCGATCGCATGAAATCGGTGGACGCCCCCGCCTATCTGGAGGCGAGCACCGAACGCTCCGCCCGCCTCTACGAGCGCTGCGGTTTCACCCGCATCGGCGCCGACGTCGATCTTCCCGACGGCGGTCCGACCCTGCGCCCCATGTGGTTTCAGGGCTGA
- a CDS encoding TetR/AcrR family transcriptional regulator, whose product MTKSGCAVCGEDFAQRERGRRRQYCSRSCQARAYRARRYAAAVPRRARADRLTNVGIVRAAVELADRDGLEGLSMRRLATALGVATAGLYRHFPDRDALLAEMAEYVIGAGPAPTASGDWRARLTAEARAEWQLYQQHPWMLPVLAQTRPPLGPALLDTLERSFAALDQPGMNRDTMMSIYLSLSGLVQGLALLPGSERAPVGVVSENPLQLVSAETHPTLLRHLAGDADGLDIDFERLLDEGIELLLGGVQARYFAGAELI is encoded by the coding sequence GTGACGAAAAGTGGGTGTGCGGTGTGCGGGGAGGACTTCGCGCAGCGCGAGCGTGGGCGACGGCGGCAGTACTGCTCGCGGTCGTGTCAGGCGCGGGCCTACCGGGCTCGGCGGTATGCGGCGGCGGTGCCGCGGCGGGCTCGGGCGGATCGGCTCACCAACGTCGGTATCGTCAGGGCCGCAGTCGAATTGGCGGATCGAGATGGGCTCGAGGGGTTGTCCATGCGGCGGCTTGCTACCGCGCTCGGGGTGGCCACGGCCGGGCTGTACCGGCATTTTCCGGATCGGGACGCGCTGCTCGCGGAGATGGCGGAGTATGTGATCGGCGCGGGGCCCGCGCCTACGGCGAGCGGCGACTGGCGGGCGCGGCTCACGGCCGAGGCGCGGGCGGAATGGCAGCTGTACCAACAACATCCATGGATGCTGCCGGTGCTCGCACAGACTCGGCCGCCGCTCGGACCGGCGCTGCTCGATACGCTCGAACGGTCGTTCGCGGCGCTGGATCAGCCGGGGATGAATCGGGACACCATGATGTCGATCTATCTGTCGCTGTCGGGGCTGGTACAGGGTTTGGCGTTGCTACCCGGGTCGGAGCGGGCGCCGGTGGGGGTGGTCTCGGAGAATCCGCTCCAATTGGTGAGCGCGGAGACGCATCCGACGCTGCTCCGGCATCTCGCGGGGGATGCGGATGGGCTCGATATCGACTTCGAGCGACTGCTCGACGAGGGAATCGAACTGCTGCTGGGCGGGGTGCAGGCGCGGTACTTCGCGGGTGCCGAGCTGATCTGA
- a CDS encoding leucyl aminopeptidase: MTAVADRSLGPELVRTETIGAADALVIGLTSSEDGPVIAPADAFEDVLDADTRAALLSSLRAIGAKGKSEEITRVPAPAGLDVDFVLAVGLGAAEKIDAEQVRKSAGAAGRALTGVATAVTVLSGLDLGAAAEGFYLGAYQFTAFRSAKSAPKVDDQPVRRIEFLVPDAGFGEETLFRAQAVAEAVATARDFVNTPPNELFPAEFANRAAELAKAAGLQVEILDEKELAAGGYGGIIGVGKGSSRPPRLIRITYAGGDQRVALIGKGITFDTGGISIKPAQSMENMTSDMGGAAAVIATTLLAARLSLPITVTATVPMAENMPSATAQRPGDVLVQYGGTTVEVINTDAEGRLILADAIVRAGEDDPDYIIDVATLTGAQMVALGTRTPGVMGTDGFRDRVARISQSVGENGWAMPLPAELRGDINSKIADLANVAPHRWGGMLSAALFLKEFVPEGVQWAHLDVAGPAYNTGGPFGYVGKGGTGVPVRTLIATLEDIASE, translated from the coding sequence ATGACAGCTGTTGCAGATCGTTCGCTCGGGCCGGAACTGGTGCGTACCGAGACCATCGGCGCGGCCGATGCGCTCGTCATCGGACTCACGTCGTCGGAGGACGGGCCGGTTATCGCCCCCGCGGACGCGTTCGAGGATGTACTGGATGCCGATACTCGCGCGGCGCTGCTGAGTTCGCTGCGGGCGATCGGGGCCAAGGGCAAGTCCGAGGAGATCACCCGGGTGCCCGCGCCCGCCGGGCTGGATGTGGATTTCGTGCTCGCGGTGGGGTTGGGCGCGGCGGAGAAGATCGATGCCGAGCAGGTGCGCAAGTCCGCCGGTGCGGCCGGGCGGGCGTTGACCGGGGTCGCCACCGCGGTGACTGTTTTGTCCGGACTGGATTTGGGGGCGGCGGCCGAGGGGTTCTACCTCGGCGCTTACCAGTTCACCGCGTTCCGGTCGGCCAAGAGCGCGCCCAAGGTTGACGACCAGCCGGTGCGGCGGATCGAATTCCTGGTTCCCGATGCGGGATTCGGGGAAGAGACGCTGTTCCGGGCGCAGGCGGTCGCCGAAGCCGTCGCTACCGCACGGGATTTCGTGAATACGCCGCCGAATGAGCTGTTCCCGGCCGAATTCGCCAATCGCGCAGCGGAATTGGCCAAGGCCGCGGGGCTGCAGGTGGAGATCCTCGATGAGAAGGAGCTCGCCGCGGGCGGTTACGGCGGGATCATCGGCGTCGGCAAGGGGTCGTCGCGGCCGCCGCGGTTGATTCGCATCACCTATGCGGGTGGGGATCAGCGAGTCGCGTTGATCGGCAAGGGGATTACCTTCGATACCGGCGGTATCTCCATCAAGCCCGCGCAGAGTATGGAGAACATGACCTCCGATATGGGTGGGGCGGCGGCGGTTATCGCCACCACGCTGCTCGCGGCTCGGCTGAGCCTGCCCATCACGGTTACCGCGACCGTGCCCATGGCGGAGAATATGCCCTCGGCTACCGCGCAGCGGCCGGGTGATGTGCTGGTGCAGTACGGCGGGACCACCGTCGAGGTCATCAATACCGATGCCGAGGGCCGGTTGATTCTCGCCGACGCGATTGTGCGTGCCGGAGAGGACGATCCGGATTACATCATCGATGTCGCTACGCTGACCGGCGCGCAGATGGTTGCCCTGGGCACCCGCACGCCGGGCGTTATGGGCACCGACGGGTTCCGGGATCGGGTGGCGCGGATTTCGCAGTCGGTGGGTGAAAACGGTTGGGCCATGCCGCTTCCCGCCGAGTTGCGCGGGGATATCAACTCCAAGATCGCCGATCTCGCGAATGTGGCTCCGCATCGGTGGGGTGGAATGCTTTCCGCCGCACTGTTTCTCAAGGAGTTCGTGCCCGAGGGTGTGCAGTGGGCGCATCTCGATGTCGCGGGTCCGGCCTACAACACCGGTGGGCCATTCGGGTATGTCGGTAAGGGTGGGACGGGCGTGCCGGTTCGGACGCTGATCGCTACGCTCGAGGACATTGCCTCGGAGTAA
- a CDS encoding WXG100 family type VII secretion target gives MSGGVEVDPVEVRAAADWFDGAAGELSDRVDGHMRAVREFLGAEWVGVAAGSHEEPWGEWEGGARRIIASFRADAGVLRQAGEEFATNDRCRAEATERLDLPEVM, from the coding sequence ATGAGCGGTGGGGTGGAGGTCGATCCCGTTGAAGTGCGGGCGGCGGCGGACTGGTTCGACGGGGCGGCAGGGGAATTGAGCGATCGCGTCGACGGGCATATGCGCGCGGTGCGGGAGTTCCTGGGGGCGGAGTGGGTCGGGGTCGCGGCCGGGTCGCATGAAGAGCCGTGGGGCGAGTGGGAGGGCGGGGCGCGGCGGATAATCGCGTCGTTTCGGGCCGATGCCGGGGTATTGCGGCAGGCCGGTGAGGAATTCGCCACGAACGATCGCTGCCGGGCGGAGGCCACGGAACGCCTCGATCTGCCCGAGGTGATGTGA
- a CDS encoding WXG100 family type VII secretion target: MGDYRVDLSGLQQLIDATAALENAIEEQVTAIEQRVEALHVNWSGAAAAGHLAAHEARVAGVAAMRTALGELRGKLRTARDSYIAVGETNLGMWP; the protein is encoded by the coding sequence GTGGGCGACTATCGAGTGGATTTGAGTGGGCTGCAACAGCTCATCGATGCCACCGCCGCGCTGGAGAACGCCATCGAGGAGCAGGTGACGGCGATCGAGCAGCGGGTCGAGGCGCTGCATGTCAATTGGTCGGGGGCGGCTGCTGCCGGGCATCTCGCGGCGCATGAGGCGCGCGTCGCAGGGGTCGCCGCAATGCGTACGGCGCTGGGGGAATTGCGCGGCAAGCTGCGGACCGCGCGCGATTCGTACATCGCGGTCGGCGAAACCAATCTTGGGATGTGGCCGTGA
- a CDS encoding toxin glutamine deamidase domain-containing protein, whose product MTAPPVPLILCRVTEYHSAAEVFGTLAQDAASTHIALLGVLNSGAGMAGSDSIGQSWASSYDEAARLALATSERLITASATTADLITTGAHNHETGEAAANFGSAAPPPTPPAWPVPCVVPQAESAAGDGLPEPFGWSLIKDLVGAAWPNGHQDQLRAAETAWYTTAADLRTLALRIPEALTLLGNQQSPEIPTALSTCTERQSDLHALADICQTLAEACGTYAHHLDEAHHQILDELAEFALETGIAEGIFFAAAPFTAGLSEYLGNTALGARLAIKARRVATIISELATRAAEITSKTIKPLTERIGPLLARITKWVDEARVALVGFPPAGSSAPADEVLALIRSVNPGNGTMNCVNCVITTDRVLDGLEVSAPVHGPAAISVLEEHFGAKFAATTGRTEIEQILSDAGDGARGVVFASRGPGQVGHVFNVINDRGAVRFLDGQSGADAAFDGYQNFYVMRYR is encoded by the coding sequence ATGACCGCGCCCCCGGTGCCGCTGATCCTCTGCCGGGTGACCGAATACCACTCCGCCGCAGAGGTATTCGGAACCTTGGCACAAGACGCGGCCAGCACCCATATCGCTCTGCTCGGAGTGCTCAATTCCGGTGCGGGCATGGCGGGCAGTGACAGCATCGGCCAGTCCTGGGCCTCCTCCTACGATGAAGCGGCGCGGCTGGCCCTGGCCACCTCCGAACGCCTCATCACCGCCTCGGCCACCACCGCCGATCTCATCACCACTGGCGCACACAATCACGAAACCGGGGAAGCCGCCGCCAATTTCGGCAGCGCCGCACCCCCACCCACTCCCCCGGCCTGGCCCGTCCCCTGCGTAGTCCCCCAAGCGGAGTCCGCCGCGGGCGACGGCCTCCCCGAGCCTTTCGGCTGGTCCCTCATCAAAGACCTCGTCGGCGCGGCCTGGCCGAACGGTCACCAAGACCAACTCCGCGCCGCCGAAACGGCCTGGTACACAACCGCCGCCGACCTCCGCACCCTCGCCCTGCGCATCCCTGAAGCCCTCACCCTGCTGGGCAACCAGCAATCCCCCGAAATCCCCACCGCCCTCAGCACCTGCACCGAACGCCAATCCGACCTGCACGCCCTCGCCGACATCTGCCAAACCCTCGCCGAAGCCTGCGGCACCTACGCCCACCACCTCGACGAAGCCCACCACCAAATCCTCGACGAACTCGCGGAATTCGCCCTCGAAACCGGCATAGCCGAAGGCATCTTCTTCGCCGCCGCCCCCTTCACCGCCGGCCTCTCCGAATACCTCGGCAACACCGCCCTCGGCGCCCGCCTCGCCATCAAAGCCCGCCGAGTAGCCACCATAATCAGCGAACTCGCAACCCGCGCAGCCGAAATCACGTCGAAAACAATCAAGCCCCTCACCGAACGCATCGGCCCGCTGCTCGCGAGAATCACGAAGTGGGTCGACGAAGCGCGAGTGGCCCTGGTCGGGTTTCCACCCGCCGGAAGCTCGGCACCGGCCGACGAAGTACTCGCGCTGATTCGGTCCGTAAATCCGGGCAACGGCACGATGAATTGCGTGAACTGCGTCATCACAACGGATCGCGTGCTCGATGGACTCGAAGTATCCGCACCGGTTCATGGGCCTGCCGCCATTTCCGTGCTGGAAGAACACTTCGGAGCGAAATTCGCCGCGACCACTGGACGCACCGAGATCGAGCAGATCCTGTCCGATGCGGGTGACGGCGCGCGCGGCGTGGTGTTTGCGTCTCGGGGCCCCGGCCAGGTAGGTCATGTCTTCAATGTCATCAACGATCGGGGAGCCGTTCGCTTCCTCGATGGACAGAGCGGTGCCGATGCCGCCTTCGACGGGTACCAGAACTTCTACGTAATGAGGTACAGGTGA
- a CDS encoding YrhB domain-containing protein has translation MTPDTARELAERKLAELAAANELGAVRIVDDAIVETDSDWYFPYDAIAYLEQGEISAALAGNIPIRVEKSSGETSLELPPGW, from the coding sequence ATGACGCCGGACACCGCCAGGGAACTGGCCGAACGGAAACTCGCCGAGCTCGCGGCGGCCAATGAATTGGGTGCGGTGCGAATCGTCGACGATGCCATCGTCGAAACCGATTCGGATTGGTACTTCCCGTATGACGCGATCGCATACCTCGAGCAAGGCGAGATTTCTGCCGCCCTTGCGGGAAACATTCCTATCCGAGTCGAGAAGAGCAGTGGCGAAACAAGTCTCGAGCTACCGCCCGGCTGGTGA
- a CDS encoding oxidoreductase — translation MSFLDFLTRSGPSSKSPDPADLTHLTTWTRTHHGVEAFIEPRTTVTDVTAVLVAHDGEWTRRVVGERGAHRLSSTLRIPVYDVRKVGYPQRMRDHDARMRIEAKRALRNY, via the coding sequence ATGAGTTTCCTGGACTTCCTGACCCGCTCAGGCCCCTCATCGAAGTCCCCCGACCCGGCGGACCTAACCCACCTGACCACCTGGACCCGCACCCACCACGGCGTAGAAGCCTTCATAGAACCCCGAACCACAGTCACCGACGTCACCGCAGTCCTGGTAGCCCACGACGGCGAATGGACCCGCCGAGTAGTAGGCGAACGAGGCGCCCACCGCCTCTCCTCCACCCTGCGAATCCCCGTCTACGACGTCCGCAAAGTCGGCTACCCCCAACGCATGCGAGACCACGACGCCCGCATGCGCATCGAAGCCAAGCGCGCTCTGCGTAACTACTGA